Proteins from a single region of Companilactobacillus farciminis KCTC 3681 = DSM 20184:
- a CDS encoding Phage transcriptional activator RinA: MSIIKLRPDIRSRCESILRDYPSVDGYILDRKRELACQPHEDDENVGGGKSSKISRPQETYVITLDQDMRLRMLENQKKVVTDCYLETDEDTRTIIRELYFKKHPTYTISGLSINQKVNVSIATAKRLRTRFLIELSEKLGMFEP; the protein is encoded by the coding sequence GTGAGCATTATTAAATTAAGACCAGATATACGAAGCAGATGTGAAAGTATTCTTAGAGATTATCCTAGCGTTGATGGCTATATTTTAGATAGAAAACGTGAGCTTGCTTGCCAACCTCATGAGGACGATGAAAACGTTGGAGGTGGGAAGAGTTCTAAGATATCACGCCCACAAGAAACGTACGTTATTACGCTAGACCAGGATATGCGTTTAAGAATGCTAGAGAATCAGAAGAAAGTAGTGACTGACTGCTACTTAGAAACTGACGAGGACACGAGGACTATTATTAGAGAATTGTATTTCAAGAAACATCCGACGTATACGATCAGTGGATTGTCGATTAATCAAAAAGTTAACGTGTCGATAGCAACCGCTAAACGTTTGAGAACTAGATTTTTAATTGAACTATCTGAAAAGCTAGGTATGTTTGAACCTTAA